The genomic interval GCGAGGCCGAAATGAACGTCGTGATTACGCCCCCCGCAGGTGCCGCCGACAAGAGCCAGTACGGCGGGTACATCGTGCTCGAAAGCAAGTCCGGGCAGAACATGGTGATTCCCTACGGCGGTTTCAAGGGCGACTACCAGAGTATTCAGGTGCTCGGGGATACCAAGTGGGGCACGTACACTGCGAACTTCCCGGCGCTGAACGACGCCAAGGCCGACTACTGGTACGAAGAGGGCGAGGTTCCCACCGGCACCATCGACTACACTATGGCCGAGGACGACCAGCCGGAAGTCTGGGCGCACTTCGCGCACCAGGCGCGCAAGGTGACCTTTGAGGTGCTCGACGCCAACGGCGCCCTGGTCGATACCCTGGGTGTGTACAACTACCTGCGCCGCAACGGCACGAACGTCGTGTCCTCCGGCGCCGACGCCTTCTTCACCTTCAACTGGGACGGCAAGCTCAGCAACGGCAACACGGCCCCCAACGGCGTGTACCAGCTGCGCCTGAAGGTGCTCAAGGCGCTGGGCGACGAGACGGTCGCCAGTGACACCGAGGTCTACACCAGTCAGAAGTTCACCGTCGCGCGCCCCTGAGGCCCCGTACGGACGCCGCCGGCCCCTGTGTGGGGCCGGCGGTTTTTTCACCTGGGGGCTGCTCAGCGCAGCGCGCGGAGAATCTCGTCAATAACGCCCTGCAGGGTCAGGGGGCCGGTGTCGATCACGCGGGCGTCTGGGGCGGGCGCGCTCTGCACGGTGTCCAGGCGGTCACGCTCTGTCAGGGCGGCCTCAATGGCAGGAATGTCTTCCGGGCGTTCCCGGGCGCGGCGTTCGGCGCGCACGCGGGGGCTGGCGGTCAGGTAGAACTTCGCGCTGGCGTGCGGAAAGACGTTGGTGCCCATGTCGCGGCCCTCCGCGACGAACGGGGCCGGCAGGGCGCGCAGCTGGGCGTCCACCCAGGCGCGCACCTCGGGCAGGGTAGCGACGGTGCTCACCCCGGCGTCCACGCGGGTGGAGTGGAGGGCCGCGGTGAGGTCCTGGTCAGCCTGCCAGACGTGGTTGCCGCTGGCGCTGGGTTCGAGGTGCACGCCGCGCAGCAAGGGTAGCAGCGCCGGCGCTTCATCCAGGGGCACGCCGCCCTGCAGGCCGAGCAGGGTCACGGCGCGGTACAGCAGGCCGCTGGACACGTACGGCACGCCCAGTGCCTGCGCGACTCCGGAGGACACGCTGGATTTTCCGCTGGCCGCCACGCCGTCAATGGTCACGATCATCAGGTGCGCAGTGTATAGCGGCGCCTGGGTGAACAAAATGCCTTCCGGCCGGTCGCGGGCCTCCAGGTGGGTGCACCGTCCGGGCGGCGGGGTCCATGGGGGCGAGGGGCGCTGCACCTTCCGCATGACGCGCCGGGCACGCCGCCCGCTAGACTGGCGGGGACCATGAAACACGCTGCCCTGATCCTGACCGCGCTGCTTGCCCTGACTGCCTGCCAGAAGAAGGAGGAGGCGTCGACGTCCACCAGCACGACCACGACTGAAACAACCAAGGACGCCAGCACTGAGGCGGACGCAGCCAGCACGACCAAGACCACGGAAAGCACGGCCGCGGAAAGCACCGGCGCCAAGAGTGCAACGCCGGCCGCGGTGAACACGCCCGGGCCGGTGCCTGCCGGGTACACCGCCGTGCCGTTCCTGACGCAGGCGCCCAAGCGGGAGTTTGCGGCGGAGCCCGACATGGCCCTCACGGACGGCAAGGACTACTACGCGCTGATTGACACGAACCGGGGCCAGGTGCTGGCGGACCTGTACGAACAGGAGACGCCGGTCACCGTGAACAACTTCGTGTTCCTGGCCCGCAACCATTACTTCGACGGCATCCGCTTTCACCGCGTCATTGAGGGGTTCATGGCGCAGACCGGGGACCCCAAGAGCGTGAACGACGCGCAGAAGACCGAGTGGGGCACGGGCGGGCCCGGGTACCAGTTCGCCGACGAGTTCCGTCAGAAGCTGACGTTCAACAGCAGCGGCATCCTGGCCATGGCGAACAGCGGTCCGGCCACCAACGGCAGCCAGTTTTTCATCACGTTCGCACCCACCGACTTCCTGAACGGGAAGCACACGATTTTCGGGAAGGTCGTGACGGGTGAGGATCTCCTGCCGAAACTCACGCGGACCATGGATGGGAACAACAGTGAGATCAGCGGCGCCGTGGCCGACAAGATCCTGACTGTCCGAATCCTCACGAAAGGCTGACCTGCCCGCACCCCACAAGCCAGCGGTGACCCCAGGGCAGCCTGGGCGTCACCGTTTTCTACTGCGGGGCGCTCAGAGCTCCAGGTGGGTGGGGGTGCAGGCGCCGGTGGGGATGGCGGTGAGAAGCACTTCGTACTTGCCGGTCACGAAG from Deinococcus taeanensis carries:
- the cmk gene encoding (d)CMP kinase; translation: MIVTIDGVAASGKSSVSSGVAQALGVPYVSSGLLYRAVTLLGLQGGVPLDEAPALLPLLRGVHLEPSASGNHVWQADQDLTAALHSTRVDAGVSTVATLPEVRAWVDAQLRALPAPFVAEGRDMGTNVFPHASAKFYLTASPRVRAERRARERPEDIPAIEAALTERDRLDTVQSAPAPDARVIDTGPLTLQGVIDEILRALR
- a CDS encoding peptidylprolyl isomerase, translated to MKHAALILTALLALTACQKKEEASTSTSTTTTETTKDASTEADAASTTKTTESTAAESTGAKSATPAAVNTPGPVPAGYTAVPFLTQAPKREFAAEPDMALTDGKDYYALIDTNRGQVLADLYEQETPVTVNNFVFLARNHYFDGIRFHRVIEGFMAQTGDPKSVNDAQKTEWGTGGPGYQFADEFRQKLTFNSSGILAMANSGPATNGSQFFITFAPTDFLNGKHTIFGKVVTGEDLLPKLTRTMDGNNSEISGAVADKILTVRILTKG